The segment AAAGTATTCAAAACATATCTCAATAATTTAATTAGCATCAAACGAAAAGTCGCAATAAGACCTTACTTCATACCAATACTGTCTCATTTCTGACACAGTAATTGAGTAATTCACCCATCCCCTTCTTCGGACTTTACATTATTTAATACTTGTGTTACATTAATTAACAATTATAAAAACATTAATGGCTAACTCTCAAGTAACAACAGAATCAGGCGGAAGACAGAATATGTTTCCATCAGAAACTCGTCCTTACATAGATGAGTCAGTTTCTTATGACAGTTACCCTAAAAATGCAGAAAAAGTCAACGGTCGTTGGGCGATGATTGGCTTCGTAGCATTATTAGGCGCATATGTAACAACAGGTCAAATTATTCCTGGAATTTTCTAAAATGGAACCAATTTCTCCTGAACTTTATAAAAAACTTCTTAAAGCATATAAGTACAGCAGGTGAAATAATTTTCTAGTAATCTCTATGGCGGTATCAATTACCTTTTATAGCAATACGCAATTACAAGACTTAAAATTTTAATTAAATTATCAATTATAAAATGCTAGTTTCTCTTCTAGAAGACAACTAGCATTTACTTTATAATTTCATTGAAAACTTTTTAATAAAAAAAGAGTTCGATTTTTAGCTGAAAACGAACTCTCATTACCTAATTCTCACAAGAATAATTTCAAGTAAGCTTTTATAGCTTAATTTATTTTAATTAAGTGTAAATCCGTAGATATGCCGATTTAATTCTATCTTTTTAATCCACCTCTCTTAATCCAAAGAAACCAAGTTATCCAAATTGGAGGAAGAAACTTTATTAGAGAACCAATCTTATAAATATAAAAAGGAACATTATCACCGATAAATAAATTTACGACTGCTGAAGATAATGATACCCAAATCACAATAATTAAAATATTTGCTCCCAATAAAGCGAATTTGTTTTGCTTAAATATTTTTGGCATACAAAAAAAGATATGATTCTAATTTTAAATCAACTAAGAATATAAATGAATTATTTTTCAAAAAAACTTCAAATTTAAAATCCATAACCAAATAAACAAAATACTAAATTTTATCCCACCTCCTAATAGAATTCCAAAAATATAAGGTGGTAAAAATAATATTATTAAAATCGAAAGTAAACTAAAAAGAGCAAAAGAGCATCTAAGAATAATATTCTTTCTTCTTTTTCTTCTTAATTGTTTTATGAAATTCCACTCCCATTCCATTAACCTGTAAAATTTTTCAGATAATAAAAATAAATATTTCATACCTACTTATTTTTAATAATATTAGACTCCTTAAATACAATTTTCCTAGCAAGTCTATTCAAGCCAGACCATGTTGAATATTTTTTCTGAGCTGCTTTTATAATTCCCTGCTTCCCTTTTGATGTTAATTTATATCTTTTTAATAATTTACCTAGGGCTATTGAATTTATAGAAATACAAGTATTCACTAATTATTCCTCAGTTTAAAATGTATGTATATTTAATTTCTAATCTTAGCAATAAACTTTATTACCTTCTTTAGTAAGATAATAAATTTTTCCTTGCTCATTGATAAAAAAAGTTAGCCCTTTGTATTGAGATCTCCCAAATCTTTTGAGTCTATTTTTATGTAAATCCCAATTTATAGTATTAATATCTGGATTTAATTCCTCTTTTAGATTGTCTGGCTGATATAAAAAACTTTTGGATAACTTTTTCTTATAAGAACGATTTTTTTGATTAAAAATAAATGCAAAAACTAAAAGCAATAAAATCAAAAAAACTAAACTAGCAATAAATAATTTAAACACCAAATAAAAACCAAAAATCAGTTCAGGTATTAATCCAAACTATATCAATAGGACCCAAATGCATTTACATGCTATATGTAGCATTTGATCAACTAATAAATTAAACTTTCCAATACATTTTAAATAGTCAATATAAAAATGTAATAAAGCCTCCAAAAGAGCAATTAAAAAATGATGATGGAGTAAGAATGTTGCTGAGAGTTATATACGAATCAATTACCGATTAATTTTCATAATTAAAATGTTTGCATATCTTTTTATTGAGTAAAAAATCCTATTTTTATATTCTTGTATTTTTGAATACTCTTAAAGGTCCCAACTAAATCAGATTATGAGATTAGTTGCATTTTTAACATGACTCAAAATTCCATGAATACTCCTTATGCAAAAAGAGTAGCTGAAAAATTTATAGAGGCTCAAAACTACTTAAAAACCAACGGCTTTAGTAGGTCAACTAAACATTTACTAGAAGATATTGAAAATTCTGCTGAAAAATAATAATGCCAATACCTCCTCACTTACCACAATTACAATACGGGTATGATGATGGTTTTACTACAATTGTTTTCGGATTAATAGGAAGTTGCTTGGGATGTATCTTAATTTTATTAATTTCATTTTTTGAATTTAAATTTAAAAAGCAAAATAGTAAGTCTTAACTTTCAGGAGATGACCTTTATTTAGACATTAAATAAAAACTCCATTACATCACCTTCATTTACTACATATTCCTTACCTTCACTTCTTAGTAAACCTTTATTTTTAGCATTAACTATTGATCCTGAATCAATTAAATTTTGATATGAAATTGTTTGAGCTCTAATAAATCCTTTTTCAAAATCAGTATGTATTACTCCTGCAGCTTGTGGAGCAGTCATCCCATCTTTTATTGTCCAAGCTTTAGTTTCTTTTTCTCCAGTTGTGAAATAAGTTTTTAATCCTAATAATTTATAAGTAGATTTTATTAAAGATTTTAATCCTCCTTCCTCTACACCTAAACCCATTAGGTAATCTTTTTTATCCTCAGGTTCTAACTCTATTAATTCTGATTCAACTTGGGCTGAAATTTTTATACATTCTGTATTTTCAGAGTTTGCAAAACTTTGCACTTTTGAAGAGAAATCATTACCTTCAGCTAAATCATTTTCATTTAAATTAGTGGCATAAACAATTGGTTTTGCAGTAAGAAAACCCAATTGTTTAATCATTAAATTTTCTTCATCAGTTAAAGATATTGACCTAATAGAAAGTCCTTTTTGTAACTCATCCTCAATTTTTTCTAATAAAGAATCTTCTTGTGCCGCTTCTTTACTTGTTTTAACTTGTTTTTTAATTCTTTCTCTTCTTTTTTGAAGCTGAGATAAATCAGCCAAATTAAGCTCCAAATTAATAATCTCAATATCATCTAAAGGATCAATCTTCCCTGAAACATGAATTACCTCAGTATCTTCAAAACATCTCACGACGTGAACTATTGCATCAACTTCTCTAATGTTGGAAAGAAATTTATTTCCTAAACCCTCACCTTTACTCGCACCTTTTACAAGACCTGCAATATCGACAAATTCAATTTTAGTGGGGATAATATTCTGACTAGAACTTAAACTACCTAACTCTTGAAGCCTTTGATCAGGGACTGAAACAATACCTTTATTTGGCTCGATGGTACAAAAGGGGAAATTTGCAGCTTGCGCTTTTGCATTTTCAACAAGTGCATTAAATAAAGTTGATTTCCCAACATTTGGCAATCCAATAATACCGGCTTTTAACATTTGAAAAAATTTATAGATGAATTAGTCAATGAATCATCTTCTTGTAATATAGAGTTTACTTAGCCAACCTTGGATAAGTTAATCATAATCGTTTCGATTATTTACTATAGTTTCTAAATATCCTTAATTGCTTGCTCACTAAAAAATATGCTTAATTTAATAAAAAAGAATTTAAATATAAAAAGTGGAATTGCATTAATTGTTTTAGCAACTATTTTTGTCTTTTTAAGTAATTCTTTTAAGAAAAATAAATCAAAAGACATATCCAACTTTGTAGTTTCCGTTGAAAAGGGAATTCTTTCTGAATCAATAAACACTAGTGGAGAAGTAAAGGCTACCAGAACAAGCAATATTGGTCCAAGGAAACAAGGAATACTAGAAGAAATTAAAGTAGAAGAAGGTGATCTCGTAGAAAAGGGTCAAATTTTGGCTACTCTCGATGATGAAGATTTCATCTATAAGCTTGAAGAACTTGAATTAAATTTAAAAAAACAAAAATCTGAATATTTAAGAAGAGAATTTTTATTCAAAGAAGGAGCAGTTAGTAAAGAGGATTATGAAAGCTATAAAAACAAGTACAACACAAGCGAAGCGAAATTTAGTGATGCGAAAGCTGAAAAAGATTTTTATTCTATAAGAGCTCCATACCCAGGGAAAATAACAGCTAAATATGCAGAGATAGGTTCGTACGTTACACCTAGTTCAAATTTAAGTTCGAACTCTAAAGCTAAAAACTTTATTTTTGAATTATCAGAAGGTCTTGAAATTATTGCCAAAGTTCCAGAGAGTGATATTGGAAGGATAAAAACAGGTCAAGAAGCCTCTGTAAGGATAGAAGCTTATCCCTCAAATAAATACAGAGCAATAGTTAAAAAAATAGCCGAAAGGGCTGTAAAAGATAATAATGTAACTTCATTCGAAGTAACGTTGAAATTCAAAGAAATCTCTGAGGAAATAAAAATTGGTATGACCGCTGACCTTGAATTTAAAGTTAAAAGTAGTGAAGAAAAAATCTTAGTTCCGACAGTTTCGATAGTCACCGAAAAAGGTGAAAAAGGTGTCTTAAAAGTAGATAAAAATAATACTCCTAAATTTGAAAAGATTGAAATAGGTATTAGTAGCGGAAATAAAACCTCGATAATTGAAGGTTTAAGACCTGGAGAGCAAATATTTATTGATATTCCACCTTGGGCGAATAAAAGAAAATGAGTTTGAAATCCAAAGACTCAAAAAAACCAATTTTACTTTTAGTTGATGGCCATTCTCTAGCCTTTAGAAGCTTCTATGCATTTAGCAAAGGGGTTGATGGGGGATTAACAACTAAAGAAGGTTTTCCCACTAGTGTCACCTATGGATTTTTAAAAAGTCTTCTAGATAATTGCAAAAATATTAATGCTGAAGGGGTTTGTATTACTTTTGATACAGAAAAACCAACTTTTAGACATGAATTAGATCCAAATTATAAAGCTAATAGAGATGTTGCTCCAGATGTTTTTTTTCAAGATATAGAACAACTAGAAATCATCTT is part of the Prochlorococcus marinus subsp. pastoris str. CCMP1986 genome and harbors:
- a CDS encoding high light inducible protein encodes the protein MANSQVTTESGGRQNMFPSETRPYIDESVSYDSYPKNAEKVNGRWAMIGFVALLGAYVTTGQIIPGIF
- a CDS encoding cytochrome B encodes the protein MLLVFAFIFNQKNRSYKKKLSKSFLYQPDNLKEELNPDINTINWDLHKNRLKRFGRSQYKGLTFFINEQGKIYYLTKEGNKVYC
- the ychF gene encoding redox-regulated ATPase YchF — protein: MLKAGIIGLPNVGKSTLFNALVENAKAQAANFPFCTIEPNKGIVSVPDQRLQELGSLSSSQNIIPTKIEFVDIAGLVKGASKGEGLGNKFLSNIREVDAIVHVVRCFEDTEVIHVSGKIDPLDDIEIINLELNLADLSQLQKRRERIKKQVKTSKEAAQEDSLLEKIEDELQKGLSIRSISLTDEENLMIKQLGFLTAKPIVYATNLNENDLAEGNDFSSKVQSFANSENTECIKISAQVESELIELEPEDKKDYLMGLGVEEGGLKSLIKSTYKLLGLKTYFTTGEKETKAWTIKDGMTAPQAAGVIHTDFEKGFIRAQTISYQNLIDSGSIVNAKNKGLLRSEGKEYVVNEGDVMEFLFNV
- a CDS encoding efflux RND transporter periplasmic adaptor subunit — encoded protein: MLNLIKKNLNIKSGIALIVLATIFVFLSNSFKKNKSKDISNFVVSVEKGILSESINTSGEVKATRTSNIGPRKQGILEEIKVEEGDLVEKGQILATLDDEDFIYKLEELELNLKKQKSEYLRREFLFKEGAVSKEDYESYKNKYNTSEAKFSDAKAEKDFYSIRAPYPGKITAKYAEIGSYVTPSSNLSSNSKAKNFIFELSEGLEIIAKVPESDIGRIKTGQEASVRIEAYPSNKYRAIVKKIAERAVKDNNVTSFEVTLKFKEISEEIKIGMTADLEFKVKSSEEKILVPTVSIVTEKGEKGVLKVDKNNTPKFEKIEIGISSGNKTSIIEGLRPGEQIFIDIPPWANKRK